The Candidatus Hydrogenedentota bacterium genome has a window encoding:
- a CDS encoding Gfo/Idh/MocA family oxidoreductase, with translation MSINRRTFMAGAAATAGLALSARAQEAGGGKTYRACIIGDTNQGGYGHDFHLAFDLHDRIDVVALADPDEAGRAKHAEEAGVTTTYADYREMLEKEKPDIVAVGPRWTIHHKEYVEACAAAGAHGFLEKPLCVDLAEGDAMVAAVEAKNLKWAVAYNFRVTPTLEYVKKAIHDDKLIGTVVEMRARGKEDPRAGSEDLVVLGTHLFDMMRYLMGDPLWCQADITHNGKTALPEHVREASEPLGPMLGNRIHATFGFDEGRAGHFSSMRTRELNGGRWGLDVYGTNGVISIKLDPFSRKPPVKPTPETVRNAIIPEALWLDDSSWMARIGPDGAPLSAWRPLPEAPPIAVSDPSRERHALIVADLVDAIEADRAPVASIRDSLKAQEMIQAVFEAYVQGRRVTFPLEQRDHPLKRWA, from the coding sequence ATGAGCATCAATCGCAGGACTTTTATGGCCGGTGCGGCGGCGACGGCGGGCCTGGCGCTTTCCGCTCGGGCGCAGGAGGCGGGCGGGGGCAAGACCTACCGCGCCTGCATCATCGGCGACACGAATCAGGGCGGCTATGGCCACGATTTCCATTTGGCCTTTGATCTGCACGATAGGATTGACGTGGTCGCGCTCGCGGATCCGGATGAAGCGGGCCGCGCGAAGCACGCGGAGGAGGCGGGCGTGACGACGACGTACGCGGATTACCGCGAGATGCTGGAGAAGGAGAAGCCCGATATCGTGGCGGTCGGCCCGCGCTGGACGATCCACCACAAGGAATACGTGGAGGCGTGCGCGGCGGCGGGGGCCCACGGGTTCCTGGAAAAGCCGCTTTGCGTGGATCTTGCGGAAGGCGACGCGATGGTGGCCGCGGTGGAGGCGAAGAATCTGAAGTGGGCGGTGGCCTACAATTTTCGGGTAACGCCGACACTGGAGTACGTGAAGAAGGCGATTCACGACGACAAGCTGATCGGGACGGTGGTGGAGATGCGCGCGCGCGGGAAGGAGGATCCCCGGGCGGGATCCGAGGATCTGGTGGTGCTGGGGACGCACCTCTTCGACATGATGCGCTATCTGATGGGGGATCCGCTCTGGTGCCAGGCCGACATCACGCACAACGGGAAAACGGCGCTTCCCGAGCACGTCCGCGAGGCATCCGAACCGCTCGGGCCGATGCTGGGCAACCGTATCCACGCGACATTTGGTTTTGACGAGGGGCGCGCGGGCCATTTCAGTTCGATGCGTACGCGGGAATTGAACGGCGGCCGCTGGGGGCTTGATGTGTATGGCACAAATGGGGTGATCTCGATCAAACTCGATCCGTTCAGCCGGAAGCCGCCGGTGAAGCCGACGCCGGAGACGGTGCGGAATGCGATTATTCCGGAGGCGCTCTGGCTGGACGATTCAAGCTGGATGGCGCGCATCGGTCCCGACGGCGCGCCGCTGAGCGCGTGGCGGCCCTTGCCGGAGGCTCCGCCGATTGCGGTGAGCGATCCTTCCCGCGAGCGGCACGCGCTTATTGTTGCGGATCTGGTTGACGCGATCGAGGCCGATCGCGCGCCTGTGGCGTCCATTCGGGACAGCCTAAAGGCGCAGGAGATGATTCAGGCGGTGTTCGAGGCGTATGTGCAGGGCCGCCGCGTCACGTTTCCGCTGGAGCAACGGGACCACCCGCTGAAGCGGTGGGCTTGA